The DNA region gagaataattaataaagtggtcgtatgcatctcccagatgcagaggccaggggtcatcctccttttctaaaaaaaattggTTGCCAACATGAGTCCACATATGCTTAACCAAATCATTTTGCGGTTGCACGTGAGTTTCCCAATCACGCATGTCTTCATGAAACTGAGTGAACCGCTCAAATGTTGCCGCCGCTACTCCATGCTCAGGCACAATATTCTCACCCTGAAACTGGAAGCCTTGATCGTACAGACGTTCCGGGCGCTCGTCTTCTAcgatcatattgtgcatgatcacacaagcagtcatcacctcccataGTTTTTGCGTGCTCCAAGTATTAGCAGGATACCGAACGatgccccatcgagattgcaaaacACCAAAGGCACGCTCGACATCCTTTCTAGCACTCTCTTGCTCTTGGGCAAATATTTTTCTTTTCTCTCCAACAGGGTTGGGTATTGTCTTTACAATAGTGGTCCACTGAGGATAGATACCGTCACCCAAATAGTACCATTTGTTGTAGTTGTGGCCGTTGACAGTAAAGTTCACCAGTGGGTTGTTGCCTTCGGTAAGCCTAGCAAACACCGGCGAGCGCTGAAGCACATTGATATCATTGTGTGATCGAGTCATGCCAAAGAAAGAGTGCCAGATCCAGCGATCTTGAGACGCCACGGCCTCTAGTATGACAGTGCAAACCCTGACATGTCCCTTATACTGCCCTTGCCAAGCAGAAGGGAAATTCTTCCACTCCCGGTGCATGCAGTCTATGCTGCCAAGCATCCCCGGGAAGCCCCTGCTAGCATTCATCGCCAACAAATGGGTTGTATCTGCAGCTATCGGCTCTCTCAAGTACTCAGGGCCAAACATAGCAATCACAGCCTTGCAGAACTTATACAGGGACTCTAGGCATGTAGACTCGCTCATACGGACGTACTCGTCAATGAGATCACCGGgcactccgtatgcaagcattcgGATGGTGGCATTGCATTTTTGATAAGAGGATAAACCAATCTTGCCGACGGCATCCTCTTTGCACTCGAGGTAGTCATCATAGCCGACCACTCCCTCTCTAATACGGTTGGAAACATGTCTACTCATACGGAACCGGCGGCGGAATTTGTGATGTTTGAACAACGGGTTTGTTGTATCAAAGTAGTCCTTCCAGAGAAGGAAATGCCCGCTCTCTCGGTTACGATTAAACGCCGGAAGGTGGCCCGAAATGGAGCCACGGAACAACGGCCGCTGGTTGTTGAGGTGGTGATGGACCAACATGGCAGCCAATATCTCCTCCTCGTCATCGGACGACGAATCGTCGGAGTCGCAAATGAAATTGTGAAAAAAGAACTCGTCGACGGAGTTCATTTTCATACCTTGGCAAACTGTCGAACAGCTTGTGGGCGTCGAAGAAGGAGACGGCCGGCGAGGGGAGACGCGGCGCCCACAGACCAGCTAGCTGCCCGGCCGGCGTCCGACGAGGGTGACGGCGTCCGACGAGCGTGGCGGGTGTCTGTGGCTGGGGGGGGGGAGCGGGGGTTTGGTGGCGGGGGGGGGCTGTGGAGGCGGCAGCAGCTGGAAGAGTCGCCGCAAAAATGGGCTGCGGCGTCGGTGACGGAGAAGGCGGGGGGCGAGGGTTGCTTGTTGGCCCGGGGAAGGAGGCCAATGTGCCACAGACCAGCGGGCCCGGGGACAGGAGTAGGCGACCGCACGCGCGTCCTTCGTGTGTCCGCGTCGACGCAAATCAGCCTTAAAAATGGATCGGGAATGGGTCGCCCGCGGACGAAaaacggacgcgcgtccgtttgagtcggcgcgttgggccgccTTTTCTGTCCGCGCCGACTCAAACGGACGACCGCGGATAAAATGGGTCACCCCATTGAAGTTGCTCTAAGGTGACTTCATCAGCTGAAACAGCCAGAACCTACATGGTTCATTTGGGTGGACATTTCGATTTGACTGACTTCTGCCTATAGTAGAGTAAAAAGAACTTTCTTAACAAATTTTACCATAACAGGAAGAGAGAGACAGAACAAACCCACTCTGTCCTCTACGAGCAGGAGAGGAAGCTCTTTCTTCACCCCGCCGCTGCCACTGTCTGCAGCCAATCGCCTCAATAGTGTGGCAGGCGGTAACAACGCCGCAGCCCTGCTCAGGGCGGTGAGGCTGGAGCAGCGTCCACCTCCTTTGGGTGGTTGTGCCGCCGCCGTCCACCCCGTCTCCAGCGCTGCCGCAGTTGCCAGAGAATCGCCTCCGAGTAGGAAGAGGTTGCGGGAGAGGTCGGAGAAGGAGAGACCAAACTTTTTCGGAAAATATGGGGAACGAATGTTCCCTACAATTCGTTTATGACGAGACGCACTGTGAGCCGATCGAGCGCACGAATCTCTGTGCGGGTTGGAaggaaggaagaagaaggggtTACAGTTGGGCTGGATTTTGGAAGCAAATCAGGGCATGGGCGAACCGCAAAAGCCACTCCCATCAGGCTGAGAGAGAACTCCGCCTCATTGTGCTAATTTCAAAGAGCTTCCTACTTTAACCAACTAAGTTAATCCTTTGAGATCTAATCCCCTCTTACTTCCACTCCTCTCCAACCCACAAGCCATATCTAGAGAGAGATTTGAGTATTGAGGAGATTATCTTTTGAAGTACAAGAGCAAAGGATTCATCATCAAGCAACCTCTATCTTGTTACTTCTGCAGGGTGTGCTTCTCCTAGATCGGCTAGGTGTTTGGAAATCTTCAAGTTTGAGAAGAACAAAACTTTTAACGGCTTGTATGTCGCCTatttcgtgaagatctaccctggTGAGATTAGTTCTTCGTGAGCATACGCCATGATGGAATAGGTTGGTTGTTCCTTCGTGAACTATTTATGGGTGAGTGTCCTTCGTGGACCGTCcctttatgaaatcttgcagccGAGATCCTTATAATCTTAGACCTTTTACGAGTCAAAGCCTCAATTAACTTGAATGTAAGATAATGTCAACTGTCTGAACCACGAGAAAAATCTTCAGTGAGCCGTGTTTGCGTATCTCTAACTCTAATTGTTTACTTTCACTTGCATGTCTTTATTTTTCGATGTTTATATTTTTGTAGACTTGCATGTCTAGGGTGCTTGATATTTCTAGAAAATCCTAAAATTGGCAAGGAAATTCAGTTTTGAGAAAAGAGTCCATATTAGGCTTAGTAGTCTACTCACCCTGCCCCCTCGCGTCTAGACATGCTTATGGATCCCATACTTTCCTATTTTCATTTCAGACCGACTCGTTGCCTCCCATCATTTACCTGGCCATTTTTGTGTGGATCCCGTTGATGCAGGAGAGCAACGGCTAAGAAATGGAAGTCGGATGGTGAGCGCAAATCCAAAATAAGAAAGGCAAACAGATTACCTGTCGAAGGTCGAGGGCATGAGGTACTATTATCTAGTTGCTGTTTCTTCGCTCGGCAATTTCGGTTCATTTAGAGCAATTCTATCATCTCCTTGCTAATTATGCTTGCCAAATTCCTTATTAACCCTTGGCAGCTTTTAGCACTTTAATTATTATATCCATGACAATTTTCACGTCCAATTTTATTCACCAACCATGGCAATTTTGTCATCATTTTTTTCAAGGATGCGTCCAAAGCTAGACAAACCAGTAGCATGGAAGGAGGGGACAAGACACCCGAAACAACGCTGACTAGTGGCTAGAACACTCTCCAAGTAGAAGGCAACAAACAAAAAAGTGGAAGACACCCTCCAAGTGGATTTGTTGCATATAGTGATGACGCCTTTTGGGCCCGCCATCTTCAATTTCATGTGCGCGTAGTGCGACACGACGCGAAACCGTGTGAACATTGTCCGACCAAGCATCATGTGGTAGCCACTTCGAAAAGGGACTATGTCAAAGCTTCAATATGATAGTTGTTGGGAGTCCCGAACACCATGTCGAGCGTGAGGCTCCCTGTGCACTGAGCCACCATGCCCAGGATTATGCCCTAGATTTTGGTCTTACTGGGATGAATGCGCGATGACTCCGACCGCATTTTCTTTAATGGTTTCAAGTAGATGAGATTGAGAGTGTTGCCACCGGCCATCAGAACCCTACTCAGGTGGAACAGTTGATAATAGGGTCGAGGACGAGCATGGCGATTTTGCTGTGGTGGACCCTAGTCGAATGATCTCGATGGCCGAACGTTATCAGAATTTTTGACTAAGTGTTGTATTTCGGCTCTGCGGGCGCCACTACATATACTTGCGGAGCGCGCGCtttcattccttcttggtggtgtgGGATGTATAAATTATGTTTACGTCCTTCATCTCGGGCGAGTATTGTTTCTGACCGCCATTGCCCCTTCGAGGCTGCCGCccatcaccgtcgtcatcattATGCAGGTTGGGATTTCCGTGGTTGTTGTTACCTAGCTGCGAAGCTTGCTCAATGATCCAACAATTTCGGTTGATGTGGCTGGCAGGCAGGTCAGCCGTTCTAAGGTGGATGGGGTGGATGGCGCATGGCTAGTCTAAAATTTTATTCAGACATGATTCGCCACCACCTTTCTTTCCCTGGAATGGCTTCTTCTTGGCCCCGCCGCCTTAGCACTAGTTGCGTAATCCGGCGTTGACCTCGCCGTCCTCAGCATCGCTGTCCTTGTTGTTCCGCGTTTGTTTCGTGGGTAACGCCCCGCATCTCGAATGTTTCGGGATAGTCGCTCCGACCCTTCTTTTTGGTGGGCCAGTTGTCTTTCCCGGCACAGAACTTGGTCATCATGACCGTGCTGCATGGTCTTCAGATTTTAGTTGTCGTAATCTTTGGGGAGCTATTCACTGCCGACGTTGTTTCATAATGCAGCGAGGGCCTCGACGTTGCTGTAGTCAAcgatttctttttctttttgaggAACCATGCCCAGAACTTTGCGTATAGACTCGCCTGGTCTCTGTTTTATGAGGGCCTGATCATCGGCATCTGCGGGTTTAATATATGTACACTAGAAATTTTCCATGAACTCGGACTGCATAGTTGCCCAAGTGTTAACCGAGCCCGGTCGCAGAGTGTGCAACCAATGCCGGGCCGAACCCTTTAGCACTAGTGGCAGGTACTTTATGTAGTGTAAATCATCGCCGTTCGCCACGTGGATCGCTAGGATATGATCTTTGATCCAAACTGAGGGATATGTGTTTCCGTTGTACTTATCGTAGTTCACGAGCTTGAAGCCCGTTGGGAAGGGGAGAAACATGGTGGATACACTGCCAATGGTTCTCCTCGATCGTAGATATGCAGCTGTTCGGACATCCATAGTACCTTACCAAAGGCTAGGACATTATCGTTCAAAGAATCTGGCTAGAGTAGCATCGCGGACACGCCGTCGAACTCTAGACCTAGTGCCCCCTCTCGAAGATGATGTTGGAGAAGGAAACTATACCTGCCAGCTTGCCAGCCGCCAACCACAAACCCAACACATGATCCACCATCTTCCTCTTGCCGTCGCCGCATACCACTATCTGCATCCACTCTTGCACTACCTCCCGAGTTCCGCTTCGACACTGGAGCAAACAACATCGCGATGGAAGCTGAGGACATAAATCCACCATAGCGATGCCGCCACCACCACACATCTCCACTTGAATAGACTAGCAAGCAGCAACCAGATCCAAAACTCACCAACAAGCAGAACACCGTGTGGTAATAGGATATGAAGCTTTATTATTGGGTACCACCGTCACCCTTGTCAAAGCCATGACGTCGAACGGCCAAAAACTTAGCAACTAAGCCCTAAGCCCTAAAACCTAAAGCTACACGACCCGTACGCGCGTATTCCGATGGCCCCCCTTCAGCAGTAAAGGCTGAGAGGTCGGTGGAGGACGGCGCCAGACGAAGGTCCTCGAAACCCTAGTCACCTTAGCCACCGCCACAGGTTTAGGGTTTACGGAGGGGGGAGGGGAAAGACCATCGCGAGCCACCTAGCTGTGCAAGATACCATTATGTTGTGGTCTCTCCAGCCTAATTGGTGTTAGCATCATCCCATTCCCATTAGCTTTGTTCTAGAAACAGAAAAGAACAATCATACGATCAGCCACTTGCATGTCAGCGTCATCCCTCCTGTCATCAGAGATTCTCACAGCAAGAAATAGATTTAAAAAAAACAGAGATTCGGAGTCAAACAATGTTTTGTAGTACGTACATCGAGAAGATGAAGCGATCAACTGAATAATTTGACTTGAGCACCACGGCGGCATGTATACTCCACTATCAAACAACAATAATGAGCTCAACTAACTAACGAGGCATTTCTAGTCAGTCCAAACATTGCTGATCTCCTTCACCAAGGCATCGCGCTGACAACGTCAGCAGCGTGAGCTTTCCCTTCAGACCGGAATCTTCCAGGGAAACCCCACAGCCGTCAGGCTCAGCATGCATTTGTTTATTGACCAGGCGTACGTTTGACTTTGAATCGTCTTCCTCTAGTCTCGTTCTCGGCTTCTCGCCCGTGTTGTTATTTGCTTTCGCGTCTTCCTATCCATTTCCATCCATGCGCACCCGAGCTGTGGCGGCATGGTCGTCTCGCCCACCGCGTTGGCCTCGCAGCAGCATATATAAAGCTCGGGCGAGAGGACGAGGAGGTCAGACGTCCAGAGCTGTAGCAGCAAACAAGCAAGCAACAAGAAGCAACTTACTCGATCGAGTGGAAATCGTTCAACTTGGATTGATTTGATGGCGCGCGGTAAGGTGGCCGAGTGGATACGGAAGCGGGCGATGCCGAGGAAGTCGGCGGCGGGGCGCCGGAGCAGGGCCAGCGGGACGTCGGAGCCGATACTAAGAGACGCGGAGGAAAGCTGGAGCGGCGTCAGCGGGGCGCCGGCGCCGATGCCTGCTGGAAAGGCCGCCGGGAGCGGGAACGGTGTCAATGGCGGCACGCCGGCGCGCTCGAGCTCGAAGGCCCGGGCGGTCGGCTTCTTGTCGGCGCTGCGGTGGCGGCCGCGCCTGAACGTGCTGGCGGTGGTGTATGAGAAGGTGGTGTACCACGTGATGTGGCTGGTGGAGTCCGTGGTGGTGGTGGGGAGGCTCGTCTTCTTCCTCATGCGCTTCGGCTTCAAGCAGCTCTGAGCTCACCCGATGCCATGGCGTGGAGGGTGGTGGTGGACAAGAGGCGTGCGTGATTCTTTGGTTGACTGTTTTTTGGTTCGTTCTGTTTCCTCTGTGCAGAATAGTCTGCCGTTCTTCGGAGGCTTCCAATCCGTGACAAGTTGTAAATGCCCTCACTCGGCCCTCTTGTGTACTCCCttcggtcctttttactctgcatattggATTTGTCGAAAGTCAAACTTtactaagtttgaccaaatttatattaaaaattattaacatctataatatctaataaatataatatgaaaatatattccaagatgaatctaatgatattgatgttgttatgtgaatgtctataattttttatataaacttggtcaaagttaattttttatataaacttggtcaaagttggatgagatAGACTTCGAAAAAACCTAATATGCAGAATAAAAAGAACCGCAGAGAGTATAAAGAAATTTCGGTGTGGTTCCTGTTTAACGGAAATGTCATGACCATTGGCGGACCCAGGCCCCACGCAGCCAGGGCCTCGGCCTGGGGCGTGGCTGG from Triticum urartu cultivar G1812 unplaced genomic scaffold, Tu2.1 TuUngrouped_contig_5844, whole genome shotgun sequence includes:
- the LOC125529782 gene encoding uncharacterized protein LOC125529782, whose protein sequence is MARGKVAEWIRKRAMPRKSAAGRRSRASGTSEPILRDAEESWSGVSGAPAPMPAGKAAGSGNGVNGGTPARSSSKARAVGFLSALRWRPRLNVLAVVYEKVVYHVMWLVESVVVVGRLVFFLMRFGFKQL